In Raphanus sativus cultivar WK10039 chromosome 5, ASM80110v3, whole genome shotgun sequence, the following proteins share a genomic window:
- the LOC108805091 gene encoding cytochrome P450 705A5, producing the protein MAAMMIFDFQNYFILILLCLFSLLCYTVFFRKQKESRLGFDLPPSPPSLPIIGHLHIILSLLIHKSLQKLASKYGPLLHLRIVSFPIVLVSSASVAEEIFKAQDVNVSSRSLPTSEGSLYFGSFGFVTAPHGDYWKFMKKLITTKLLGVQALERSQGIRADEVELFYSNLLDKAMKKERVNLGEEAMKLTNNSMCKMLMGKTCKEDAETVRGLVAKTDSMAKKLFLASILRRPLEKLGISLFKKELTGVSSRFDEVLERYLVEHEKKQEEQGVDVMGVLIEAYRDENAEYKITRNHIKSLFVDLFIAGSETTSNVIEWIMSELINNPKTLERLRGEIDLVIGKTRLIQETDLPNLPYLQAVMKEGLRLHPPVPLMVRTFQEGCEVNGFHIPEKTTLVVNGYAVMRDPEFWEDPEEFKPERFLVSSRFGQQEDKIREKVPNYIPFGSGRRGCPGSNLAYLFLGTAVGVMVQCFEWRIKEERVNMDEAAGSVSLSMAHPIHATPVVRTQDFLT; encoded by the exons ATGGCAGCAATGATGATTTTTGACTTTCAGAACTACTTCATCTTAATCCTTCTATGCCTCTTCTCACTTCTCTGTTATACTGTCTTCTTCAGGAAACAAAAGGAGTCACGACTTGGCTTTGATCTGCCTCCTAGCCCTCCTTCTCTACCAATCATTGGTCATCTTCACATCATCCTCTCTCTTCTGATCCACAAATCATTACAGAAACTCGCATCCAAGTATGGACCTCTCCTCCATCTTCGCATCGTCAGCTTCCCTATAGTCCTCGTCTCCTCTGCTTCAGTGGCTGAGGAGATCTTCAAAGCTCAAGACGTGAACGTGTCCTCTCGCAGCCTCCCTACTAGCGAGGGGTCCCTTTACTTTGGATCTTTTGGCTTTGTTACAGCACCTCATGGAGATTACTGGAAGTTTATGAAGAAGCTCATCACCACCAAGCTCCTCGGAGTACAGGCACTCGAGAGGTCGCAAGGCATCCGTGCTGATGAGGTAGAGCTGTTTTACTCAAACCTGCTAGATAAGGCGATGAAGAAGGAGAGAGTTAATCTCGGTGAAGAAGCAATGAAACTAACTAACAATAGCATGTGCAAGATGCTCATGGGGAAGACTTGTAAAGAGGATGCAGAGACAGTCAGAGGCTTAGTGGCAAAGACAGATTCCATGGCGAAGAAATTATTCTTGGCGTCTATCTTACGTAGACCGCTTGAGAAGCTTGGGATCTCACTTTTTAAAAAGGAGTTGACGGGTGTTTCTAGCAGGTTTGATGAGGTACTAGAGAGGTACCTTGTGGAACACGAAAAGAAACAGGAGGAGCAAGGTGTGGATGTGATGGGTGTGTTGATAGAAGCATATAGAGACGAAAACGCAGAGTATAAGATCACTAGGAACCATATCAAGTCCTTGTTCGTG GATCTTTTCATCGCAGGCAGTGAAACTACGTCCAACGTTATAGAATGGATCATGTCGGAGCTCATAAACAACCCTAAGACTCTTGAGAGACTGAGAGGAGAAATTGATTTGGTAATAGGGAAGACAAGGTTGATTCAAGAAACCGATCTACCAAACCTTCCTTATCTGCAAGCAGTCATGAAGGAAGGACTGAGATTGCACCCACCTGTGCCTCTTATGGTAAGAACATTCCAAGAAGGGTGTGAGGTTAACGGGTTCCACATACCGGAGAAGACAACACTTGTCGTTAATGGTTATGCTGTAATGAGAGATCCTGAGTTCTGGGAAGATCCTGAGGAGTTTAAGCCAGAGAGGTTCTTGGTTTCTTCACGATTCGGACAACAAGAGGACAAGATCAGAGAGAAGGTTCCGAATTACATTCCTTTCGGAAGTGGAAGGAGAGGTTGTCCAGGATCAAACCTAGCTTATCTCTTTCTAGGAACAGCTGTTGGAGTAATGGTGCAGTGTTTTGAATGGAGAATCAAAGAGGAGAGAGTTAACATGGATGAAGCTGCTGGTTCAGTTTCGTTGAGCATGGCTCATCCAATTCACGCCACCCCTGTTGTTCGAACCCAAGACTTTTTAACTTAA